Genomic DNA from Fimbriimonas ginsengisoli Gsoil 348:
CGCTTCGGTCGATCGGCGCCCGTACGATCCTCGTTACCGGACGGCCGAAGAGTAGCGCGGGGCGGCTCGCCGACCTTGTTTTGGAGACCCATGTTGGCGAGGAGGCTTGCCCGAATAACCTCGCCCCCACGACCAGCACCACCGTTATGCTCGCCCTCAGCGACGCCCTCGCGCTCGCGGTGATGGAACGGCGCGGGTTCAGTCCGGACGATTTTGCCCGTTTCCATCCGAGCGGCGCGCTCGGAAAACGGTTGACGCTGACGGTGGCCGATGTGATGCGTCCGGCGGCTGAGATTGGAAGGGTCGGCCCGGGCGACTCGATCTTGGAAGTGATCCGAACGATGACGGAGGCACACGTCGGCGCGGCTTGCGTTGTGGAGGAGGGGCTTCTCAGAGGAATTGTCAGCGAAAGCGACCTTCGGCGGCACTTGCTGAAGGATCCGGGGCGTATGGACGTTCCGGCCGCCCAGATCATGAACTCCAACGCCGCTACGATAACACCCGACCTGCTGGCGATGGAGGCATTGGAGGCGTTTCAGAATTATCCGGTCAAGATCGGCGAAATGCCGGTGGTGCTCGAAGACCGCCTCATCGGCCTCTTAGTTCTCAAAGACCTGCTGCGAAGCGGGATCGTCTAACCCATGGTGTTCCTTCCCCTTCTGCTCCTACGCCAAGCCGACTCCCCGGACGCATTCCTTCAGAAGCTCGCCGCCGCGGTGCGGGATAAAGATAGGGAGGCGATCGCCCAGGCGTTCGACAACAAGGCGGGGTCGAGCTACCTGTTCGAAATGGCCAAGAGTCGGGGTGGATTGCAGAAGCTGAAGGTCGGGATGCTCCCGGCGCCGCCCGGGTGGACGGGCTACGGACGGTACTGGGTGGTCTTCCACACCTTTCAGGATCTGGAGGACTACCACGATCCGGTTTACCGAGTGATCGAAACGCCGGGAGGGCTCCGTCTCGGTTCGGAGGTTTCGGAGGCGGATAGCGGCGGCTGGCGGATCCGCAAAGTGAGCCATCGAACCGTGCTCTCTCCCGAGGAGTCCCGCGCCGACATTTCGGTCCAGCTCGACCTGACGGTGGGCAGTGCGCAGCGGGCACCGGTGTTTCGGCTTAACGAGGTGTACCAATTTTCGCCCGGCCGAGCGGTGACGGCGGACGACCGGCACATTGCCCGGCCGCACGATGGGCGGTTACTGCGGGTCGGGAGCCTGCTGATTCCGTGGACAAGCCACCCGGCGGACAGCTATCGCTTCAACTATGGCGCAACCCTGCCGGTAGGCGATCGTGAAGACAGTGTTTCAGCGAAGGCGGCCTATCTCACCTCGTGGTGGATCCCATCGTTGGCTCGGCTGCCGTTTCCGGTCGACGCCGTCATCGACG
This window encodes:
- a CDS encoding KpsF/GutQ family sugar-phosphate isomerase — encoded protein: MSLEVGRRVLRQEAEAVQTLADQLGDSFSEAVEWVLGCTGRVLTCGIGKSGHIARKTAGTLSSTGTPSGFLQAAEAVHGDLGMVTGGDVVILYSHSGETDELVRLFPPLRSIGARTILVTGRPKSSAGRLADLVLETHVGEEACPNNLAPTTSTTVMLALSDALALAVMERRGFSPDDFARFHPSGALGKRLTLTVADVMRPAAEIGRVGPGDSILEVIRTMTEAHVGAACVVEEGLLRGIVSESDLRRHLLKDPGRMDVPAAQIMNSNAATITPDLLAMEALEAFQNYPVKIGEMPVVLEDRLIGLLVLKDLLRSGIV